The following proteins are encoded in a genomic region of Variovorax paradoxus:
- the metK gene encoding methionine adenosyltransferase, with protein MANDFLFTSESVSEGHPDKVADQISDAILDAIFEQDPRSRVAAETLTNTGLVVLAGEITTNAHVDYIQVARDTIKRIGYDNTDYGIDYKGCAVMVCYDKQSNDIAQGVDHASDDHLNTGAGDQGLMFGYACDETPELMPAPIYYAHRLVERQAQLRKDGRLPFLRPDAKSQVTMRYVDGKPHSIDTVVLSTQHSPDQSETPTKMKTSFNEAIIEEIIKPVLPKEWLQNTRYLINPTGRFVIGGPQGDCGLTGRKIIVDTYGGACPHGGGAFSGKDPSKVDRSAAYAARYVAKNIVAAGLARQCQIQVAYAIGVAQPMNITVYTEGTGVIPDDKIAELVREFFDLRPKGIIQMLDLLRPIYQKTAAYGHFGREEPEFTWEATTQAAALRAAAGLK; from the coding sequence ATGGCGAACGACTTCCTCTTCACCTCCGAATCGGTTTCCGAAGGCCACCCCGACAAGGTCGCCGACCAGATCTCGGACGCCATCCTGGACGCGATCTTCGAGCAGGATCCTCGCAGCCGCGTGGCCGCCGAAACGTTGACGAACACCGGCCTCGTGGTGCTCGCCGGCGAAATCACGACCAACGCGCACGTCGACTACATCCAGGTCGCGCGAGACACCATCAAGCGCATCGGCTACGACAACACCGACTACGGCATCGACTACAAGGGCTGCGCCGTGATGGTCTGCTACGACAAGCAGTCCAACGACATCGCCCAGGGCGTGGACCACGCCAGCGACGACCACCTGAACACCGGCGCCGGCGACCAGGGCCTGATGTTCGGCTACGCCTGCGACGAAACGCCCGAGCTGATGCCGGCGCCCATCTACTACGCGCACCGCCTCGTCGAGCGCCAGGCCCAGCTGCGCAAGGACGGCCGCCTGCCCTTCCTGCGCCCCGACGCCAAGAGCCAGGTGACGATGCGCTATGTCGACGGCAAGCCCCACAGCATCGACACCGTGGTGCTCTCCACGCAGCACAGCCCCGACCAGAGCGAAACGCCGACCAAGATGAAGACCTCGTTCAACGAAGCCATCATCGAGGAGATCATCAAGCCCGTGCTGCCGAAGGAATGGCTGCAGAACACGCGCTACCTGATCAACCCGACCGGCCGCTTCGTTATCGGCGGACCGCAGGGCGATTGCGGCCTCACGGGCCGCAAGATCATCGTCGACACCTACGGCGGCGCCTGCCCGCACGGCGGCGGCGCGTTCTCGGGCAAGGACCCGTCGAAGGTCGACCGCTCGGCCGCCTACGCCGCGCGCTACGTGGCCAAGAACATCGTGGCCGCGGGCCTGGCGCGCCAGTGCCAGATCCAGGTGGCTTACGCCATCGGCGTGGCACAGCCGATGAACATCACGGTCTACACCGAAGGCACCGGCGTGATCCCCGACGACAAGATCGCCGAACTCGTGCGCGAGTTCTTCGACCTGCGTCCGAAGGGCATCATCCAGATGCTCGACCTGCTGCGCCCCATCTACCAGAAGACCGCCGCCTACGGCCACTTCGGCCGCGAAGAGCCCGAGTTCACGTGGGAAGCGACCACGCAAGCGGCCGCCCTGCGCGCGGCAGCCGGCCTCAAGTAA
- a CDS encoding PepSY-associated TM helix domain-containing protein → MNSRKIKTWAWVHKWSSLVCTVFMLLLCITGLPLIFHHEIGHLLGTEVEAPKMPADTPRVSLDRVLETARSKHPDRVVQFVSQPEDDDGLWLVTLTPTPEPTEDFKSVAIDARTGVVLAQPKFDEGFMYVMFKLHVDLFAGLAGKLFLGFMGLLLLVAIVSGVVLYSPFMRKLDFGTVRREKRPRLKWLDLHNLLGIVTLVWLFVVGSTGMINTWADLIIKYWQYDQLSTLLAPYKNEPIVPAAERASVQRSMEVALKQAPDMKLSFIAFPGTSFSSPHHTTFFLRGNEPFTSKLLKPVLVDAKTAQVTASPEMPWYLTGLLVSQPLHFGDYGGMPMQIIWALLDIATIIVLGSGLYLWLKRGKTVPAPSPVPASPASRSGPQHGGQQPEPAPAMKVQA, encoded by the coding sequence ATGAACAGCCGGAAGATCAAGACCTGGGCCTGGGTGCACAAGTGGAGCAGCCTTGTGTGCACCGTGTTCATGCTGCTGCTGTGCATCACCGGCCTGCCGCTGATCTTTCATCACGAGATCGGCCATCTGCTGGGCACCGAAGTCGAGGCGCCCAAAATGCCCGCGGACACGCCCCGCGTGAGCCTGGACCGCGTGCTCGAAACGGCGCGCTCGAAGCATCCCGACCGCGTGGTGCAGTTCGTCTCGCAGCCCGAGGACGACGACGGCCTGTGGCTCGTCACGCTCACGCCGACGCCCGAACCCACGGAGGACTTCAAGTCGGTCGCCATCGATGCGCGCACCGGCGTCGTGCTGGCGCAGCCGAAGTTCGACGAAGGCTTCATGTACGTGATGTTCAAGCTGCACGTCGACCTGTTCGCCGGGCTCGCGGGCAAGCTCTTTCTGGGCTTCATGGGCTTGCTGCTGCTGGTGGCCATCGTCTCGGGCGTGGTGCTTTATTCGCCGTTCATGCGCAAGCTCGACTTTGGCACCGTGCGGCGGGAAAAGCGTCCGCGCCTCAAGTGGCTCGACCTGCACAACCTGCTGGGCATCGTCACGCTGGTGTGGCTGTTCGTGGTGGGCTCCACCGGCATGATCAACACGTGGGCCGACCTGATCATCAAATACTGGCAGTACGACCAGCTCAGCACGCTGCTTGCGCCCTACAAGAACGAGCCGATCGTGCCCGCGGCCGAGCGCGCATCGGTGCAGCGCTCGATGGAGGTCGCGCTGAAGCAGGCGCCCGACATGAAGCTGTCCTTCATCGCGTTTCCGGGGACCTCGTTCTCGAGCCCGCACCACACCACCTTCTTCCTGCGCGGCAACGAGCCCTTCACCTCGAAGTTGCTGAAGCCGGTGCTGGTCGATGCCAAGACCGCCCAGGTGACGGCCTCGCCGGAGATGCCCTGGTACCTGACGGGACTGCTCGTGTCGCAGCCGCTGCACTTCGGAGATTACGGCGGCATGCCGATGCAGATCATCTGGGCGCTGCTCGACATCGCGACCATCATCGTGCTGGGCAGTGGGCTCTACCTGTGGCTCAAGCGCGGCAAAACCGTGCCTGCGCCTTCCCCGGTGCCGGCGAGCCCGGCATCCAGATCCGGGCCGCAGCACGGCGGACAGCAACCTGAACCGGCGCCTGCCATGAAGGTGCAGGCATGA
- a CDS encoding TonB-dependent siderophore receptor, protein MMRFLAGRNVASVLAGCAAICVHHQVLAQTTAPGALPEIRVDASAETETATSPVIGYRARNAATATKTDTPLSETPQSVTVVTRDQIVDQGANNLQDALNYAAGVRSDAYGLDSRTDSVRVRGATPDIYLDGLRQSYGYYTSTTRTEPYTLERLEVLRGPSGMLFGAGTAAGVVNMVSKRPLQEAQREVGVQFGSFGRKQIQADLTGPLNADGSLSYRLIALQRKSDTQVDYVPDDRSVIAPSLTWRPSTATSLTLQGLWQKDKSGSSSQFLPWEGTLLPNPNGRVPSSRFIGEPGFDYYDSERKTFGWQFEHKFNDNWTVRQNFRYAQNENDNRYHYGAAFSGAESWDATDPIFKRVLGRYYDSYLTRNRTQTLDNHVEGHFQTGALKHTLLVGADFARQRENVWGGTTFDTIDVYAPVYGHVDVPERTALPRTRQRQNGFYLQDQIKLDNWIFVAGLRHDKAVSSAAGSDAEKSSATTKRFGVMYAMPSGWSPYLSYSESFTPQSPRNGQLFTPLRGEQWEAGVKYEPKDRALAFSAAVYDLREKNQITSPSMNVYTQVGKTKTQGLELEAKGSIGSNLDLVAHYNYTDADGLIEGLPKHQASVWAKYRFSIGGLSGFSAGAGVRMMSSFRDLQSGTGPRIPGVTLLDAVFAYENTSWRYALNINNLADKTYFSTCLSRGDCWYGSRRSVVASATYRF, encoded by the coding sequence GCGCGGCAATTTGCGTGCATCACCAGGTTCTGGCCCAGACCACTGCGCCTGGCGCGTTGCCGGAAATCCGGGTCGATGCAAGTGCCGAGACCGAGACCGCGACTTCACCGGTGATCGGTTATCGCGCGAGAAACGCCGCAACCGCGACCAAGACCGATACGCCGCTGTCGGAAACGCCCCAATCGGTGACCGTGGTCACGCGTGACCAGATCGTCGACCAGGGCGCGAACAATCTCCAGGACGCGCTCAACTATGCCGCCGGCGTGCGCTCCGATGCCTATGGCCTCGATTCGCGAACCGATTCCGTGCGCGTGCGGGGCGCCACGCCCGACATCTACCTCGACGGCCTGCGCCAGTCTTACGGCTACTACACGAGCACCACGCGCACCGAGCCCTATACGCTGGAGCGCCTCGAAGTGCTGCGCGGTCCCTCGGGCATGCTGTTCGGCGCGGGCACGGCCGCGGGCGTGGTCAACATGGTCAGCAAGCGGCCTTTGCAGGAGGCGCAGCGCGAAGTAGGCGTGCAGTTCGGCAGCTTCGGCCGCAAGCAGATCCAGGCCGACCTGACCGGTCCGCTGAATGCGGACGGCAGCCTGTCGTACCGGTTGATCGCCCTGCAGCGCAAGTCGGACACGCAGGTCGACTACGTGCCCGACGATCGCAGCGTGATTGCGCCGTCGTTGACTTGGCGCCCCAGCACGGCGACCTCGCTCACGTTGCAAGGCCTGTGGCAAAAGGACAAGAGCGGCAGCAGCTCGCAGTTTCTCCCGTGGGAGGGCACGTTGCTGCCGAACCCGAACGGGCGCGTTCCCTCCAGCCGCTTCATCGGCGAGCCCGGTTTCGACTACTACGACAGCGAGCGCAAGACCTTCGGCTGGCAGTTCGAGCACAAGTTCAACGACAACTGGACCGTGCGGCAGAACTTCCGTTATGCGCAAAACGAAAACGACAACCGCTACCACTATGGCGCGGCGTTCAGCGGGGCGGAAAGCTGGGACGCGACCGACCCCATCTTCAAGCGCGTGCTGGGCCGCTACTACGACAGCTACCTGACGCGCAACCGCACGCAGACGCTCGACAACCATGTCGAAGGGCACTTCCAGACCGGCGCCCTCAAGCACACGCTGCTCGTGGGCGCGGACTTCGCGCGCCAGCGCGAAAACGTCTGGGGCGGAACCACGTTCGACACCATCGACGTCTATGCGCCTGTCTATGGGCATGTCGACGTGCCCGAGCGCACCGCGCTGCCGCGCACCCGCCAACGCCAGAACGGCTTCTACCTGCAGGATCAGATCAAGCTCGACAACTGGATCTTCGTGGCGGGCCTGCGCCACGACAAGGCCGTGTCGAGTGCCGCGGGCAGCGACGCCGAGAAGAGCAGCGCAACGACCAAGCGCTTCGGTGTGATGTACGCCATGCCTTCGGGCTGGTCTCCGTACCTGAGCTACAGCGAGTCGTTCACGCCGCAGTCGCCGCGCAACGGACAGCTCTTCACGCCCTTGCGCGGCGAGCAGTGGGAAGCCGGCGTCAAGTACGAGCCGAAGGATCGCGCACTGGCGTTCAGCGCCGCGGTCTACGACCTGCGCGAGAAGAACCAGATCACTTCGCCGTCGATGAATGTGTACACGCAAGTCGGCAAGACCAAGACCCAGGGCCTCGAACTCGAAGCGAAGGGCTCGATCGGCTCCAATCTCGATCTGGTCGCGCACTACAACTACACCGATGCCGACGGACTGATCGAAGGCCTGCCGAAGCACCAGGCGAGCGTCTGGGCCAAGTACCGCTTTTCGATCGGCGGCCTTAGCGGGTTCTCGGCCGGCGCGGGCGTGCGCATGATGAGTTCGTTCCGCGATCTGCAATCCGGCACGGGCCCGCGGATTCCGGGCGTCACGCTGCTCGATGCGGTATTCGCCTATGAAAATACCAGCTGGCGCTATGCGCTCAACATCAACAACCTGGCCGACAAGACTTACTTCAGTACCTGTCTTTCACGCGGCGACTGCTGGTACGGCTCGCGCCGCAGCGTGGTGGCAAGCGCAACCTATCGCTTTTGA